In the genome of Paenibacillus sp. FSL R5-0766, one region contains:
- a CDS encoding pyrimidine-nucleoside phosphorylase: MRMVDIIAKKRDGKELTTAEIDFVVQGYTQGEIPDYQVSAWAMAVFFKDMSDKERADLTMSMVNSGETIDLSAIEGIKVDKHSTGGVGDTTTLVLAPLVAALDVPVAKMSGRGLGHTGGTTDKLESVAGFHVELEKEEFIRLVNEHKVAVIGQSGNLTPADKKLYALRDVTATVNSIPLIASSIMSKKIAAGADAIVLDVKTGAGAFMKTTEDAKELAHAMVSIGNNVGRKTMAVISDMSQPLGLAIGNALEVKEAILTLQGKGPKDLEELCLALGRQMVFLAGKADSLEHAEEKLKEVIQNGKALEKFKDFLANQGGDASVVDHPDRLPQAQYLVEVPADKDGYVAGIVADEIGTAAMLLGAGRATKESEIDLAVGLMLNKKVGDPVKAGESLVTIHANREDVADVIAKIKENITIADHADAPVLVHDIVTE, translated from the coding sequence ATGAGAATGGTAGACATTATTGCCAAGAAACGCGACGGAAAAGAACTGACAACAGCTGAGATTGATTTTGTTGTTCAAGGATACACACAAGGAGAGATCCCGGACTATCAAGTCAGCGCATGGGCGATGGCAGTATTCTTCAAAGATATGTCAGACAAGGAACGCGCTGATCTGACAATGTCGATGGTAAATTCCGGTGAAACAATCGACCTGTCCGCTATCGAAGGCATCAAAGTAGACAAGCACTCCACAGGAGGAGTGGGCGATACAACAACACTGGTACTGGCTCCGCTTGTTGCTGCGCTTGATGTTCCTGTTGCCAAAATGTCCGGACGTGGACTTGGTCACACGGGTGGTACAACAGACAAGTTGGAATCCGTTGCTGGTTTCCACGTAGAGCTTGAAAAAGAAGAGTTCATTCGTCTCGTAAACGAACATAAGGTTGCAGTTATTGGACAAAGTGGTAACCTTACGCCTGCAGACAAAAAGCTCTATGCACTGCGTGATGTAACAGCTACCGTTAACTCCATTCCACTGATCGCCAGCTCCATCATGAGTAAGAAAATTGCAGCAGGTGCAGATGCAATCGTATTGGATGTTAAAACGGGTGCTGGTGCATTCATGAAAACAACGGAAGATGCTAAAGAATTGGCACATGCCATGGTAAGCATCGGTAACAATGTTGGCCGTAAAACGATGGCTGTTATCTCCGATATGTCCCAACCACTGGGTCTGGCGATTGGTAACGCACTTGAAGTGAAAGAAGCCATCCTCACACTGCAAGGTAAAGGTCCAAAAGATCTGGAAGAACTGTGTCTGGCACTTGGACGTCAGATGGTATTCCTTGCTGGCAAGGCAGATTCCTTGGAGCACGCTGAGGAGAAATTGAAAGAAGTGATCCAGAACGGTAAAGCACTGGAGAAATTCAAAGATTTCTTGGCAAACCAAGGCGGAGACGCTTCGGTTGTGGATCATCCAGATCGTTTGCCACAAGCACAATATCTGGTTGAAGTCCCAGCAGACAAAGACGGCTATGTTGCCGGAATCGTCGCTGACGAAATCGGAACTGCAGCAATGCTGCTCGGCGCAGGCCGTGCAACAAAAGAGTCTGAGATCGATCTCGCGGTTGGTCTGATGCTGAACAAAAAAGTTGGTGACCCAGTCAAAGCTGGTGAGTCCCTTGTAACGATTCATGCCAATCGTGAAGACGTAGCAGATGTCATCGCGAAGATCAAAGAAAACATTACGATTGCGGATCATGCCGATGCTCCTGTATTGGTTCATGATATCGTAACGGAATAA
- the deoB gene encoding phosphopentomutase, with the protein MSTFKRVHLVVMDSVGIGEAPDAAEFDDFDVDTFGHIARERGGLKMPHMASLGLSNIKEIEGVPVADAPKAYYTKMQEASRGKDTMTGHWELMGLYIDTPFRVFENGFPDELIQRIEEKTGRKVIGNKPASGTEILDELGAEHVETGALIVYTSADSVLQIAAHEDVVPLKELYEICEFCREITLEDPYMLGRIIARPFVGEAGNWKRTANRHDYALKPFGRTVMNELQDSGFDVIALGKIADIYDGEGVTKAVRTVSNMDGMDKLSETMDEEFTGLSFLNLVDFDALYGHRRDPQGYAQALEDYDARLPEIFAKMTNDDLLLITADHGNDPTYRGTDHTREYVPLLAYSPRFSEGKKLDLRSTFADLGATVAENFGVKMPEYGTSFLKDLK; encoded by the coding sequence ATGTCAACATTCAAAAGAGTACATCTGGTCGTTATGGATTCTGTAGGAATCGGCGAAGCGCCGGATGCAGCAGAATTTGATGATTTTGATGTAGATACCTTCGGTCACATTGCACGTGAACGCGGAGGTCTGAAAATGCCTCACATGGCCAGTCTTGGACTGTCCAACATCAAAGAAATCGAGGGTGTCCCTGTAGCGGATGCACCTAAAGCGTACTACACCAAGATGCAGGAAGCATCCAGAGGCAAAGACACAATGACAGGTCACTGGGAGCTGATGGGTCTTTACATTGATACACCTTTCCGTGTGTTCGAGAATGGTTTTCCCGATGAGTTGATTCAGCGCATTGAAGAGAAAACGGGCCGCAAGGTGATCGGTAACAAACCGGCCAGTGGCACGGAAATTCTGGATGAGCTGGGTGCAGAGCATGTTGAAACTGGCGCGCTCATCGTGTACACATCAGCGGATTCGGTTCTGCAAATTGCAGCACATGAGGACGTTGTTCCACTGAAAGAACTGTATGAGATCTGTGAGTTCTGCCGTGAGATTACACTTGAAGATCCGTACATGCTGGGCCGCATTATTGCACGTCCATTTGTAGGAGAAGCGGGTAACTGGAAACGTACTGCGAATCGTCATGACTATGCGCTTAAGCCTTTTGGTCGTACTGTTATGAATGAACTGCAAGATAGCGGATTTGATGTGATTGCTTTGGGTAAAATCGCAGATATCTATGATGGCGAAGGTGTAACCAAGGCTGTTCGTACCGTCTCTAACATGGATGGCATGGACAAGTTGTCTGAAACGATGGATGAAGAGTTCACTGGACTCAGCTTCTTGAACCTGGTTGATTTTGATGCCCTGTACGGTCACCGTCGTGATCCACAAGGTTATGCTCAGGCACTTGAAGACTATGATGCACGGCTGCCAGAGATTTTTGCCAAAATGACTAATGATGACCTGCTGCTGATCACTGCTGACCATGGTAACGATCCAACATACCGCGGTACAGACCATACACGTGAATATGTACCACTTCTTGCCTACTCACCGCGCTTCAGCGAGGGCAAAAAGCTTGATTTGCGCAGCACATTTGCTGACCTTGGCGCAACCGTAGCTGAGAACTTTGGAGTGAAAATGCCGGAATATGGTACCAGCTTCCTGAAGGATTTGAAATAA
- a CDS encoding TIGR03943 family protein: MNHTVYTMTKPPVPRSHVIQWHNLIRAGWIGGVAVYIIQLNSSDSLHYYLAPTMQKLLLCCPVPLLFIAIIMAWHGLFGRNEVHCDCEHPPPSGFLRSSMVYGLIAIPLLLGFLLPDRALGSSMASQKGMSLTYAPPEIRRKEPLPDPATQLNVQDHTQKPTTVQPASATKVQFIPPDEYSREFAELAEKLYAEQVIRVYPEIFSETLGTIDMFQRQFAGKDISLTGFVYRDKSMDHESHFALGRFLVMCCPADAAPFGVMIHIPEADSFPTDSWVQIDGSIGSAQVNGKDTIEIRATKVTPVAEPSTPYIYTNADSVMAYEKIKSP; encoded by the coding sequence ATGAACCACACTGTCTATACGATGACCAAACCTCCTGTTCCAAGGTCACACGTCATCCAATGGCATAACCTGATCCGTGCAGGCTGGATCGGCGGGGTGGCAGTGTACATTATTCAGTTGAATTCAAGTGATTCGCTTCATTATTATTTGGCTCCTACCATGCAAAAACTGCTATTATGCTGTCCTGTTCCCTTATTGTTTATTGCCATTATCATGGCTTGGCATGGACTGTTCGGCAGAAACGAGGTTCATTGCGACTGTGAACATCCACCACCCTCGGGGTTCCTTCGTAGCTCAATGGTATATGGTCTGATTGCTATCCCCTTGTTGCTGGGGTTTCTGTTACCTGATCGGGCTCTCGGCAGTTCCATGGCCAGTCAGAAAGGCATGTCTCTCACCTATGCCCCTCCCGAGATTCGTCGAAAAGAGCCTTTACCTGATCCGGCAACGCAATTGAATGTACAAGATCACACACAAAAACCAACGACCGTTCAGCCTGCATCGGCTACCAAAGTACAATTCATTCCCCCAGACGAGTATAGCCGTGAATTCGCTGAACTGGCGGAGAAGTTGTATGCAGAACAGGTCATCCGAGTCTATCCCGAGATCTTCTCTGAAACCCTCGGCACGATCGATATGTTCCAACGACAATTTGCAGGCAAAGATATCTCCTTAACCGGGTTCGTTTATCGGGACAAAAGCATGGATCATGAATCACATTTTGCACTGGGACGATTTCTGGTCATGTGCTGCCCTGCTGATGCGGCTCCCTTTGGCGTGATGATTCACATCCCCGAAGCGGATAGCTTCCCTACAGACAGTTGGGTACAAATCGATGGCAGCATCGGGTCTGCACAGGTGAACGGTAAGGATACGATTGAGATTCGGGCCACAAAGGTGACACCTGTAGCCGAGCCATCCACGCCTTATATTTACACCAATGCAGATTCGGTGATGGCGTATGAGAAAATAAAGAGCCCGTAG
- a CDS encoding sugar-binding transcriptional regulator has translation MDLEKQRLSIEAAKLYYQSDYSQQDIAARLGVSRPTVSRLLQYAKDRGYVRIEIMDPLEDIDIIAGELKSKYDLDTALVCFAPLKSDEEIQKHISKRAADYLQETVQDADIIGVTWGTTMHAVARQLRPKQVKGVEVVQLKGGVSHSHVNTYAAEIVHLFAEAFHTVPRYLPLPVIFDNIEVKNMVEADRHIGRIVELGRQANIALFTVGTVKEDALLFRLGYFNEEEQQLLMNSGAGDICSRFFDAEGQLISEEINSRTVGIDLAELRNKEKSILVAGGQRKIEAIHAALKGHYANILVTDQYTAQALLRF, from the coding sequence ATGGACCTGGAGAAGCAACGATTAAGCATTGAAGCAGCGAAATTGTATTATCAGTCCGATTATAGCCAGCAGGATATTGCCGCAAGGTTGGGCGTGTCGCGTCCAACGGTGTCAAGATTACTTCAGTACGCCAAAGATCGTGGATACGTCCGGATTGAAATTATGGACCCGCTGGAGGATATCGACATCATTGCCGGAGAACTTAAGTCGAAGTATGATCTGGATACGGCACTTGTGTGTTTTGCCCCGTTGAAGAGTGATGAGGAAATACAGAAGCATATCAGCAAAAGAGCAGCAGACTACCTTCAAGAGACGGTTCAGGATGCAGATATTATCGGGGTGACTTGGGGAACAACCATGCATGCTGTAGCACGCCAACTTCGTCCCAAGCAGGTGAAAGGTGTCGAAGTCGTGCAATTAAAGGGGGGCGTAAGCCACTCCCATGTCAATACGTATGCCGCTGAGATTGTTCATTTGTTCGCTGAAGCATTCCATACAGTACCAAGGTATCTGCCGCTACCTGTTATTTTCGACAACATTGAAGTGAAAAACATGGTGGAAGCGGATCGGCATATCGGCAGAATCGTGGAACTTGGCAGACAGGCCAACATTGCTTTGTTTACTGTGGGTACTGTGAAAGAAGATGCATTATTGTTCAGGCTCGGTTACTTCAATGAAGAAGAGCAACAATTGCTGATGAACTCCGGTGCAGGTGACATTTGTTCACGCTTTTTCGACGCGGAAGGTCAGTTGATCAGTGAAGAGATTAACAGCAGAACCGTTGGAATTGATCTAGCCGAGTTGAGAAATAAGGAAAAATCAATCCTTGTTGCCGGGGGACAACGCAAAATTGAAGCCATTCACGCCGCGCTCAAAGGTCATTACGCAAATATTCTGGTTACGGATCAGTACACAGCGCAGGCATTACTTCGATTTTAA
- a CDS encoding NupC/NupG family nucleoside CNT transporter: protein MKFLIAIIGLLVVFGLAYIASNGKKQIRYRPLAIMIVLQVILAYALLNTGVGTFLIGGFATVFKSLLDYANEGIAFVFGGLTTVGAESGGTPFFLSVLMPIVVISALIGILQYIRILPFVIKYIGLVLSKINGMGRLESYNAVASAVLGQSEVFISVKKQIGLLPKHRLYTLCASAMSTVSMSIVGAYMTMIEPKYVVTALVLNLFGGFIIASIVNPYRVTEEEDILEVQDEEKQSFFEMLGEYILDGFKVAIIVAAMLIGFVALIALVNGIFSAVLGISFQELLGYVFAPFAFIMGVPWKEAIQAGSIMATKMVSNEFVAMLNLKETAMSARTTGIVSVFLVSFANFSSIGIIAGAVKGLHEKQGNVVARFGLKLLYGASLVSVLSAIITGLFL, encoded by the coding sequence ATGAAATTTCTAATTGCCATTATCGGCTTACTCGTTGTTTTTGGACTGGCTTATATCGCAAGCAACGGCAAAAAGCAGATTCGTTACCGGCCACTGGCTATCATGATTGTTTTGCAAGTTATACTAGCTTATGCTCTGTTGAATACAGGAGTGGGTACTTTTTTAATTGGCGGTTTCGCGACCGTATTTAAAAGTTTACTCGACTATGCGAATGAAGGTATCGCATTTGTATTTGGGGGTTTGACTACCGTAGGTGCCGAAAGCGGGGGGACACCATTTTTCCTCAGCGTATTGATGCCAATCGTTGTCATCTCTGCACTCATTGGGATACTGCAGTATATCCGAATCTTACCTTTTGTTATAAAATATATTGGTCTGGTATTAAGCAAAATCAACGGAATGGGCAGACTGGAATCATATAACGCGGTTGCTTCGGCTGTATTGGGGCAATCTGAAGTGTTCATTTCTGTGAAAAAACAAATTGGGTTGTTGCCAAAACATCGGCTGTACACCTTGTGTGCTTCGGCGATGTCCACGGTATCGATGTCGATTGTTGGTGCTTATATGACCATGATCGAGCCGAAATATGTGGTTACAGCTCTTGTACTGAACCTGTTTGGCGGATTTATCATTGCTTCGATCGTTAACCCTTATCGGGTGACGGAAGAAGAAGATATATTGGAAGTGCAGGATGAAGAGAAACAATCGTTCTTCGAAATGCTTGGCGAGTACATTCTGGATGGATTCAAAGTTGCTATCATCGTAGCTGCGATGTTAATCGGTTTTGTTGCTTTGATCGCACTTGTTAACGGAATTTTCAGCGCAGTGCTTGGCATTTCGTTCCAGGAGCTACTTGGTTATGTGTTTGCACCATTTGCCTTCATCATGGGTGTTCCATGGAAAGAAGCGATTCAGGCAGGAAGTATTATGGCAACCAAAATGGTATCCAACGAATTCGTAGCTATGCTTAATTTGAAGGAGACTGCAATGTCTGCCAGAACAACGGGTATCGTATCTGTCTTCCTCGTGTCGTTCGCCAACTTCTCCTCCATCGGTATCATTGCTGGTGCGGTGAAGGGACTCCATGAGAAGCAAGGTAATGTGGTCGCCCGCTTCGGTCTGAAACTGCTTTACGGTGCTTCGCTTGTCAGCGTGCTGTCAGCGATCATTACTGGACTGTTCTTGTAA
- the deoC gene encoding deoxyribose-phosphate aldolase, whose product MIDHTLLRADATQSEMAKLTEEAKQYQFASVCVNPGWVAYAAEQLQGSGVDICTVIGFPLGASTSETKAFETKDAIAKGATEVDMVINISALKDGKDDFVEQDIRAVVEAAAGKALVKVIIETCLLTDEEKVRACQAAVRAGADFVKTSTGFSTGGATPEDIALMRRTVGPDVGVKASGGVRSLEDMQKMIEAGATRIGASSGVKIMQGGQSTSSY is encoded by the coding sequence ATGATCGACCATACGTTGCTTCGTGCGGACGCAACGCAAAGTGAAATGGCCAAGTTAACCGAAGAAGCAAAGCAATATCAGTTTGCTTCCGTATGTGTTAACCCAGGCTGGGTTGCTTATGCAGCTGAGCAGTTGCAGGGTTCTGGCGTAGATATCTGCACCGTTATTGGTTTCCCTCTGGGAGCATCTACATCGGAGACAAAAGCTTTCGAAACGAAAGATGCGATTGCTAAAGGTGCAACTGAAGTCGATATGGTCATCAATATCAGTGCTTTGAAAGATGGCAAAGATGATTTCGTTGAACAAGATATTCGTGCTGTTGTTGAAGCGGCTGCGGGTAAAGCTTTGGTGAAAGTTATTATTGAAACTTGTCTGTTGACGGATGAAGAGAAAGTACGTGCTTGTCAGGCAGCTGTGCGAGCTGGAGCTGATTTTGTTAAAACTTCTACAGGTTTCTCCACAGGTGGAGCAACGCCAGAAGATATCGCTTTGATGCGTCGTACTGTAGGTCCTGATGTTGGCGTTAAAGCTTCCGGTGGCGTACGTAGCCTGGAAGATATGCAAAAAATGATCGAAGCGGGTGCGACTCGGATCGGTGCAAGCTCTGGCGTGAAGATTATGCAGGGTGGTCAGTCTACATCTTCTTATTAA
- the deoD gene encoding purine-nucleoside phosphorylase: MSTHIGAKPGDIAETILLPGDPLRAKYIADTYLEDVVCYNEVRGMLGYTGTYQGHRISVQGSGMGIPSFAIYANELISEYGVKNLIRVGTCGGMQEHVRVRDVILAQAACTDSSMNKHVFGGYDFSPIATFSLLKEAYDRATAKGMKIHVGNVFSSDSFYRDDRSVTEKLMKHGVLGVEMETTALYTIAAKFGVNALTILTVSDHLLTGEETSAEERQKTFNDMMVVALDTAITL, from the coding sequence ATGAGTACACATATTGGAGCAAAACCCGGAGATATCGCAGAAACGATCCTTTTGCCAGGAGACCCTTTGCGCGCGAAATATATTGCAGATACGTACCTCGAAGATGTTGTATGTTACAACGAAGTTCGTGGAATGCTCGGTTACACAGGTACATATCAAGGACACCGGATTTCGGTGCAAGGTTCAGGGATGGGAATTCCGTCCTTTGCAATCTATGCTAACGAATTGATCAGCGAATATGGCGTGAAAAACCTGATTCGTGTGGGTACTTGTGGCGGTATGCAGGAGCATGTACGTGTACGTGACGTCATCCTTGCACAAGCAGCATGTACAGATTCCAGCATGAACAAACACGTATTCGGTGGATATGACTTCTCACCAATCGCTACCTTCTCCCTGCTGAAAGAAGCATATGACCGTGCAACAGCTAAAGGTATGAAGATCCACGTCGGTAACGTATTCAGCTCCGATTCTTTCTACCGCGATGACCGTTCCGTCACCGAGAAGTTGATGAAACACGGCGTACTCGGCGTAGAGATGGAAACAACAGCACTGTACACCATCGCTGCCAAGTTTGGTGTTAACGCACTGACCATCCTGACGGTAAGTGACCACTTGCTGACAGGCGAAGAAACATCTGCCGAAGAGCGTCAAAAAACGTTCAATGACATGATGGTAGTTGCCCTGGACACAGCAATCACACTGTAA